From Mytilus galloprovincialis chromosome 9, xbMytGall1.hap1.1, whole genome shotgun sequence, the proteins below share one genomic window:
- the LOC143044338 gene encoding alcohol dehydrogenase class-3 chain H-like produces MSETAGKPIQCLAAVAWEAKKPMTMETIEVMPPRAGEVRIKILYTGVCHTDAYTLDGHDPEGKFPCVLGHEGGGVVESVGEGVTSVQAGDHVIPLYTPQCYECKFCKNPKTNLCQKIRTTQGQGVMPDGTVRFTCKGKDLFHFMGCSTFSQYTVVAEISVSKVNPKAALEKVCLLGCGISTGYGAALNTAGVEPGSTCAVWGLGAVGLAVIMGCKKAGASRIIGVDINPDKFAIAKEFGMTESFNPKDHPDKTTQQALVELTDGGLDYTFECIGNVHTMRAALEACHKGWGVSTIIGVAGGGQEISTRPFQLVTGRVWKGTAFGGWKSRESVPKLVEEYLNKELKVDEFVSHNVKLDKINEAFDLMHSGKSIRAVVALF; encoded by the exons ccCATTCAATGTCTAGCAGCAGTGGCATGGGAGGCAAAGAAGCCAATGACCATGGAAACCATAGAGGTTATGCCACCTAGGGCTGGTGAAGTCAGAATTAAG attttataCACTGGAGTATGTCATACAGATGCTTATACATTGGATGGCCATGACCCAGAGGGAAAGTTCCCATGTGTACTAGGACATGAAGGGGGTGGTGTTGTGGAAAGTGTCGGCGAAGGGGTAACATCTGTTCAGGCAG GTGACCATGTCATTCCTCTGTACACACCTCAGTGTTATGAATGTAAATTCTGCAAGAACCCAAAGACAAATCTATGTCAGAAAATCAG GACTACCCAGGGACAGGGTGTTATGCCTGATGGTACAGTTCGGTTCACCTGTAAGGGTAAAGATTTGTTCCACTTTATGGGATGTAGTACATTTAGTCAGTACACTGTGGTAGCTGAGATATCTGTCAGCAAG GTCAACCCTAAAGCAGCCTTAGAGAAGGTGTGTTTACTTGGATGTGGTATATCTACTGGTTATGGTGCTGCATTGAACACAGCAGGGGTAGAACCTGGCTCAACATGTGCTGTGTGGGGTTTGGGAGCTGTTGGATTAGCTGTCATTATGGGATGTAAAAAAGCTGGAGCCTCACGTATTATTGGCGTGGACATTAACCCAGATAAATTTGCTATAG CCAAGGAGTTTGGTATGACTGAGTCTTTTAATCCTAAAGACCATCCAGATAAAACCACACAACAGGCTTTAGTGGAATTGACTGATGGTGGACTAGACTATACATTTGAATGTATTGGAAATGTTCATACAATG AGAGCAGCTTTAGAAGCATGTCATAAAGGATGGGGTGTGTCCACAATAATAGGTGTGGCTGGAGGTGGACAGGAGATTTCTACTAGGCCATTCCAACTGGTGACTGGACGAGTCTGGAAAGGAACTGCTTTTGGAG GATGGAAGAGCAGGGAAAGTGTGCCAAAACTAGTGGAGGAGTACCTGAACAAAGAATTGAAAGTAGATGAGTTTGTTTCCCATAATGTCAAACTTGACAAGATCAACGAAGCGTTTGACTTGATGCATTCTGGGAAGAG CATTCGAGCAGTTGTTGCACTGTTCTAA